The region CGGCCAGTGCGCGGCTGGCGTACATGATGCTCTCGACGATGGGCGCGTAACCGATGGCCGCTGCCGCACTCAAACCCAGTTCTAAACAGGGTCGCCTCCTGCCGCTGCTGCGCTCGTCGGCGCTGCCGCTGGCGACGTTGCTGCTCGTCGTCCTGATGGTCGTACCGATCCCGACCGCGATCCTCGACGTGTTCTTCATCATGAACATCGCGATCAGCCTCGCGGTGTTGATGGTCGCGCTGAACGCGCAGAAGCCGCTCGATTTCTCCGCCTTCCCGACCGTGTTGCTGTTCGCCACCCTGTTCCGCCTCGGCCTGAACGTCGCCTCGACGCGCGTCGTGCTGGGGCATGGCCATGAGGGCGAGAGTGCGGCGGGCCATGTGATCGAGGCGTTCGGCACGTTCGTGATCGGCGGCGATTACATCGTCGGCCTGTTCGTGTTCGCGATCCTCGTGATCATCAACATGATCGTCGTGACGAAGGGCGCGGGCCGCGTGTCGGAAGTGTCCGCACGCTTCACCCTGGACGCCTTGCCCGGCAAGCAGATGGCGATCGACGCCGATCTGAACGCCGGCCTGATCACGCCCGACGAAGCCAAGGCGCGCCGCGTCGAGGTGTCGACCGAAGCGGATTTCTACGGCTCGATGGATGGCTCGTCCAAGTTCGTGAAGGGCGATGCGGTCGCCGGCCTGCTGATCCTGTTCGCCAACATCGCCGGTGGCCTGATCTTGGGACCAGTCAGCCACGGCATGTCGATCGGTGCTGCGGCGCATACCTATGTGCTGCTCGCGATCGGCGACGCGCTCGTCGCGCAGATCCCGTCGCTGCTGCTCTCGATCGCCGCCGCCGCAATCGTCACCCGCGTCACCTCGTCGCAGGATCTCGCCGGGCAGATCGGCGGCCAGTTCGCCTCTGCGCGGACGTGGACGCCGGTCGCGATCATCCTCGGCCTGCTCGGTCTGATGCCGGGCATGCCGCACCTGATCATCCTGCCCGCCGCCGCCATCGCCGGCTTCGCCGCCTACAAGCTGAACCAGAAGGCCAAGCGCCCCGCGCCGGTCGAGATCGTCGCCGCCGAGCCGGTCGACCAGTCGAAGATCGGCTGGGAGGAAGTGACCGACACGATGCAGGTCAATCTCGACATCGGCTATGGCCTGGTGCCGTTGGTCGACGAACGGCGCGGGTCGCCGCTGATGGGCCGGATCACCGGCGTCCGGCGTCAGCTATCGAAGGAACTCGGCTTCGTCGTGCCGCAGGTGCGCGTGCGCGACGATATCAACATGGCGCCGTTCGCCTACCGCATCGTCGTCGGCGGCGTGGTGCTGGGCGAGGACAGCGTCTCGCCCGAAGAGATGCTCGCGCTCGATACCGGCCAGGCGATCGGCACGCTGCTGGGCAAGAAGGCCAAGGATCCGACCTTCGGGCTGGACGCGGTGTGGATCGCGCCGGGCGACGCCGATGCCGCGACCGGTGCCGGCTATCTCGTGGTCGATCCCGGCACCGTGGTCGCCACGCACCTGAACCACATGCTGGGCAGCCATGCCTCGGACCTGCTCGGGCAGGACGAGGTGCAGAGCCTGCTCGACGGCCTGAAGGATCGCGCCGCCAGCCTAGTCGCGGCGCTGTCGCCCAACCCGCTGCCGCTGACCACGCTCACCCAGGTGCTGAAGGGGTTGCTCGCCGAGAACGTGCCGCTGAAGGAATTCCGCCGCATCGCGCAGGCGATCGCCGTCGCGGCGCAGAAGACCTTGGATGCGGAGGAGATCATCGAGCTGATTCGGCCCGAACTCGGCGGATTGATCATCGGCAAGGTGTGCGGCGTGCGCGAGCCGTTGCGCGTGATGACGTTGGAGGGACAGTTGGAAGGTCTGCTGGGGCAGGCGGTGCGCAGCGATCCGTCGCGCCGCCACACGATCGAACCCGATCTCGGCCGCCGCATCGTCGATGCGCTGCAACAGGCGGCCAACCCGCTGATCGCCGAGGCCAAGCCGTTCGTCTTGGTCGTGCAGCCGGCGATCCGCGTCGCGATCCGCAAGCTGGTCAAGACGATCCTGCCCGACACGCCGGTGATGAGCTTCTTCGAGGTGCCGGAGGAGAAGGCGGTCGAGGTCGTCGCCGTGATCGGCGCGCCACAGGCATTGGCGGCATGAGCGCGATCCCCACTCCGGGCGCGTTCGCCGGCGCGGTGCCGCTGACCTATGGCCGCAGCGGCCCGGCACCGGACCTGAACGCGCTGGCGCGCAAGCATCTGCCG is a window of Sphingomonas sp. Leaf357 DNA encoding:
- the flhA gene encoding flagellar biosynthesis protein FlhA, which produces MAAAALKPSSKQGRLLPLLRSSALPLATLLLVVLMVVPIPTAILDVFFIMNIAISLAVLMVALNAQKPLDFSAFPTVLLFATLFRLGLNVASTRVVLGHGHEGESAAGHVIEAFGTFVIGGDYIVGLFVFAILVIINMIVVTKGAGRVSEVSARFTLDALPGKQMAIDADLNAGLITPDEAKARRVEVSTEADFYGSMDGSSKFVKGDAVAGLLILFANIAGGLILGPVSHGMSIGAAAHTYVLLAIGDALVAQIPSLLLSIAAAAIVTRVTSSQDLAGQIGGQFASARTWTPVAIILGLLGLMPGMPHLIILPAAAIAGFAAYKLNQKAKRPAPVEIVAAEPVDQSKIGWEEVTDTMQVNLDIGYGLVPLVDERRGSPLMGRITGVRRQLSKELGFVVPQVRVRDDINMAPFAYRIVVGGVVLGEDSVSPEEMLALDTGQAIGTLLGKKAKDPTFGLDAVWIAPGDADAATGAGYLVVDPGTVVATHLNHMLGSHASDLLGQDEVQSLLDGLKDRAASLVAALSPNPLPLTTLTQVLKGLLAENVPLKEFRRIAQAIAVAAQKTLDAEEIIELIRPELGGLIIGKVCGVREPLRVMTLEGQLEGLLGQAVRSDPSRRHTIEPDLGRRIVDALQQAANPLIAEAKPFVLVVQPAIRVAIRKLVKTILPDTPVMSFFEVPEEKAVEVVAVIGAPQALAA